The following is a genomic window from Enterobacteriaceae endosymbiont of Plateumaris consimilis.
ATTTAATAGCAGATAAAGTTATTATTATGTATAGAGGAAAAATAGTAGAAAAATCTTCTGTACAAAAAATTTTAAATAATCCTAAGCATAATTATACACAATATTTATTAAAAAATTATCCTAAATTTATTTTGAATAACAATAAAAAATTTTTTTATACTATAAAATATAGTTCATTATATAATAAACATGCATCTAATAAAACTATAATTAAAAAAAATATACCTCTTTTAATAATAAAAAATATTGTTACTCGTTTTGATATAAAAAAAAATTTTTTTAATAAAACATTAAATCAAATATATGCTGTAGAAAAAGTTTCTTTACATTTATATAAAGGAGAAACATTATCTATCATTGGTGAATCTGGATGTGGCAAATCTACAATAGTAAAATCTATTTTTAATCTAGTTAAAAGTAAAATTAAATTATTTTACTTAAATAATAAAAAAATAAATTTATCTAATAAAAAAGATTTGTTCTTTATTAAAAAAAATATACAATGTATTTTTCAAAATTCATATACATCTCTTAATCCTCAAAAAACTATTGGTTATTCTATAATGGAACCATTATTAGTACATAAGATATTATTAACATATAATGAATTAATAGAACGTGTAAAATATTTACTTAAATGTGTAGGATTAAAATCTGATTATATAAATTATTATCCTAAGGAACTTTCCGGGGGACAACGTCAAAGAATTTGCATAGCTAGAGCATTAGCTGTTAACCCAAAAATTATAATAGCAGATGAATCATTTTCCTCTTTAGATATTATATTACAGTCTAAAATATTTAATTTAATACTTAAATTGCAAAATAAATTTAATATATCATTTATCATAATATCTCATGATATTGCAATGATAAAACGTATTAGTCACCGTATAGCAATAATGTATTTAGGACAAATAATAGAAATTGGTCCTTCAAAATTAATTTTTGAAAATCCACAACATAGTTATACTAAAAAATTAATATTATCTACATTTAATATGAATATTAAAAAAAAACAATATTCTGATATATTGTTTTTTTCTGATAATTTTACCAAAAATAATATTTTTCCTATTGGAACTATATTACCAACAAAAAATTTTATTCAAGTCGGAAAAGATCATTATATAATTCAAGAATCTAATAATGATTACAACTAAGGTAAATAAATAATGATAATAAAACATAATATTAAATATATATTATTTTTTATTTTTTTTATGTTTAATAGTACATTGTTCGCTAATACAAAAAATGTAATAATAGCAATTGGTTCAGATATAACTACTCTAGAACCATATGATGCAAATGATACATTATCACAAAATGTTTCTAAATCATTTTATCAAGGATTATTTGAATTTGATAAAAATATGCATATAAAAAATGTATTAGCAAAAAGTTATAAAATAGAAAAATCTGGATATATTTGGATTATTTATTTAAAATCTGGTATTAAATTTCATGATAATACTAATTTTAATGCTAATTCAGTAAAAATTAATTTTGATCGTTTTAAAGATAAAAATAATAATTTTAAAAGATATAGTTTATTTAGTATAATTAATCAAGTTATAGTTGTAAATGACTTAACAGTAAAATTTATTTTAAAACAACCAATTTCTTCATTTATTAATATCTTAGCACATCCAGCATCAGTAATAGTATCACCTAGTGCTATTAATAAATATGGTAAAAATATTAAATTTCATCCTGTTGGAACAGGACCGTATATTTTTATAGAATGGTCTGAAAAAGAATATTTAAAAGTTAAAAAATGGAAAAATTTTTGGAAAAAAAATTATCCTAAATTAGATAGTATTACTTGGTTGTCAATATTAGATAATAATAGTAGAGTAATAATGTTAAAAAATGGAGAAGTAGATTTTGCTTTTCCTATTTCTTATGAACAAATTAAATTTTTAAAAAATAAATCTTATAATATTAAAATATCTGTAATTACTTCAATTATGCAAAGATATATTAGTTTTAATATTACTAAACCTCCTTTTAATAATTTAAAAGTTAGAAAAGCAATTAATTATGCCATTAACCGTCATATTTTAATTAAAGTAGCTTTTTCTGGATATGCTATACCTTCTTATGGTATCATTTCTCCTTTAATAAAATATTCAATAAGTTATCCAACTATAAAATATAATATTAAAAAATCAAAAGAACTTTTAAAACAAGCTGGATATCCTAATGGTTTTAATACTATATTATGGTCATCACATAATAATAATACATCATTAAAAGCATTACAAATTATTCAACAACAATTATTATTGGTTGGCATTCATATCAAAATATTTGCTTTAAATACAGAACAAAGAGTTACACAAGTGGAATCTAAGAATAAAAATAATAGTGAATTATTAATGTTATATACAGGATGGTCTCCATCTACAGGAGAAATTAATTGGGCTTTAAGTCCATTATTCTCAACATCATCTTTTCCTCCAGAATTATTTAATACATCTTTTTATAGTAATAAAATTGTAGATACAACATTAATCAATGCTAATAAAACAAATAATATAAAAATTAAAAAAGAATTATATAAGAAAATACAAGATATTATTTGGAATGATAAACCATGGGCTCCTTTAGTAATAGAAAAATTAATTTGTGCTTATAATAAAAATTTAATTAATTTTTTTATACAACCTGATGGAGGTTTTGATTTTAATGAAGCTGATAAAGTATATTAATTAATAATATTAAAATTTATGTTAATGTTTATATTTAAAAAATTTATAGAAACAATTATTTTAATATTTATACTTATTTCTATTGTATTTATAATATCTCATATATTACCAGGTGATCCAGTTAGTTTAATGAGTAATTCTGAAGTTAGTAATATTACTATCAAAAACATTCGTACTGAATTAGGATTAGATCAAAACTTAATTAAACAGTTTATATGTTTTTTAAAAAATATTATACATGGTAATTTAGGTTATTCATTTATTTCTAAAAAACCTGTATTAGAAGAAATTTCAAAAAAATTTTTAAATACATTTTTTTTAACAATAATAAGTATTTTAATAGGATCTATTACTGGTATTTTATTAGGCATATTTAGTTGTATAAAAAATAATAGTTATATTGATAATATAATCAATATATTTACTATTGCTGGAATATCATTTCCTTCTTTTACAATTGGATTATTATTAATAGAATTTTTTTCCATAAAAAATAATTTTATTTTAATTTATAGTAATAGTTATTGTGCATATATTTTACCTTCTATTACTCTTAGTATTACTATTATGTCCATTATTAGTAGAATTACTAAAGTCTCTTTAATGAATATTATACAAGAAAATTATATTTATAGTGCTAGAGCCAATGGTATTAGTGAATGGACAATTTTTACGAAATATGCATTACGTAATGCTATGATTCCAATTATCACTATGATTGGTTTACAATTTGGATTTTTACTTAGTGGATCTATTACAATAGAAATAATTTTTAACTTACCAGGAATGGGTAAATTATTATTAGATGCTATAGAAATGAGAGATTATCCTATAATACAAGCTTCAATAATGTTGTTTTCCATAGAATTTATTATTATTAATTTAATTTTAGACTTTATTTATAAATTAATTAATCCTAAACTTAATAATAAATTTATTATATAATAAGATATATAAATTCAATCAATATATCAGGTTTTTTTATTCATGAAAAAATTAAATTTTAGTTTTATAATATCGATTTTATTTGTTATATTACTTATTTTTATATCTATATTTCATTCATTAATCACACCTTTTGACCCTGAAAATTATTTTGACTATAATCATCTTAGTGCGGGACCTAGTAAACTACATTGGTTTGGATTAGATTCTTTAGGAAGAGATATATTTAGTAGAATATTATATGGAACTCATATTACACTTTTAACCAGTATAATTTCTGTAATTATAGGAGCCATAATTGGATCTTTTTTAGGATTATTAACAGGATATTACCAAAATAATTTTGATATTTTAATCATGAGAATATGTGATATATTACTTGCATTGCCTAGTATATTATTAGCTGTAATAATATCAGTTATTATTAAGAATGGAATTTTAAATGTTATATTTACTATAACTATTATAAATATTCCAATTTTTATTAGATTAGTAAGAAGTAATACTTTAATAATAAAAAATCAAGATTTTATTTTAGCATCTCAATGTATTGGATTATCTAATATTAAAATAGTGTTTTATCAAATTTTTCCTCTTATTATTAATTCTATTATAATATATTCTACTATGAGAATAGGTACTTCTATTATTACTGCCACAAGTTTATCTTTTTTAGGTTTAGGGATACAAGCACCAACTCCTGAATGGGGTTTAATGGTAAATGAATCTAGATTTGAAATGTTAACATCACCACATCTAATAATTTTTCCTAGTTTAGCTATATTTATAACTGTTTTGTCATTTAATATTATAAGTGATAATATTAAATATTTCATAACTTTAAATAAAAAATATTAATTTTTATTTAAATTAATATTTAGATAACTTTATTAATTTATTTAAATTGTTAATATCAATTCTTTTAAATAAGATTTTAAATTGTTTTATTTCACTACCTAAAAGTGGATAATATAAATTATTAAAATTTAATTTTTTTTTTAAAAAAATTTCACTTTTTTTGGATAATATAGGCATAATTGGTTTTATATAAGTTATAATTACACGAAACATATTAATACCCATAGAACAAATGTTTTGTATATTTAAATCTGTAATATTTTTTTTAGCTAATAACCAAGGTTTTTCATCATCAATATAACGATTAGCAATATCTGCTAATTTTAAAATTTCTTTTACAGCATGACTAAATTGTAAATTTATAAAGTAATTATGAATAATTTCTGATTTTTTAACAAAATTTAAATATAATTTTTTATCAATATTATCTGATAATTTATTATTAAAAAAATGATTTATAAAATATGATGTACGAGATGCTAAATTAACTATTTTATTAACAATACCATTATTAATTTGTATTACAAAATCATCTAAATTTAAATCAATATCATCTGTATTTAAAGATAATTTTGAAGCATAATAAAAACGTAAACTATCAGAATCTACATATTTTAACCAATTTTTTGCAGTAATAAATGTACCTTTTGATTTGGACATTTTATTACCATTTAATGTTACATGACCATGAACAAACAATTTAGTAGGTTTTCTAAAATTACTTCCTTCTAAAATAGCTGGCCAAAATAAACTATGAAAATAAATTATATCTTTTCCTATAAAATGATATAATTCTGTTATGGAATTAATATTCCACCATTCATAAAAATTTAATTTTTTGTTTTTATTACATAGATTTTTAAATGTACTAATATATCCAATAGGTGCATCTAACCAAACATAAAAATATTTATTTATTGTTCCTGGTATTTTAAAACCAAAATACGGTGTATCTCTAGTTATATCCCATAATTTTAATCCAGATATAAACCATTCTTTAACTTTATGTTCTACTGATTTTTGTAAAACTCCTGAACTGATCCATTTTTTAATTTTATCAGTAAATTGAGGTAAATCAAAAAAATAATGTTCAGTAATACGTAATTCTGGAATTGTATTAGATAAAATAGAAATAGGTTTTATTAAATCAATACTATTATAAGTTGATCCACAAACTTCACAATTATCACCATATTGATTTAAAGTTTTACATTTTGGACATGTACCTTTAACAAATCTATCTGGTAAAAATAGACCATAATTATGATCAAATAATTGGCTAATTATTTTTTTTTTTATAAAATTTTTTTTTTTTAAACGTAAATAAATAGAATTAGATATTAAACGATTTTCATCACTATGAGTAGTATAATAATTATTATAACTAATATTAAATTTTTTAAAATCTGATATGTGTTGTTTATGTATTTGAGAAATCATTTTTTCTGGAGTGATATTTAATTCTTGAGATTTTAACATAATAGCAGTACCATGAGCATCATCTGCACATATGAAATATATTTCATTAGAATAATATAATTTATTATGTCTTACCCAAATATCTGCTTGAATATGTTCTAACATATGTCCTAAATGAATAGGACCATTTGCATATGGTAAAGCACAGGTAACTAATATTTTTTTTTTATACTTCATCATAATTTTATTTATAAAATGAAACAATTTTTATGTTTTACTTTAAAATAGTATCATTTTATTTTTGTTAAAAATAGTAAATAGTAAATTTATTTAAAAATAATTTAATGAGATACATTATTATATAATCTTATAATAAAATTATTTCCTATAGGAAATAATAAATATAAAGATAATATTAATAATACATAACAAAAAATTTCTTCTTTAAAAAAATTATTTTTTATAATAGGTAATGAAAATTTTTTTTTGTATGGCCATAATAATGGTACTCCATAAGGAGTTAACATATCAGAACATATATGACTTGAATAACCTATTATAAATCCTATTTTTATATCAATAGGAATAATATTAAAACTATAATAATTTAAAAAAATTATAATAATAATTAAAGATAATAAACTATGTGTAAATCCTCGATGACCAAATATTTTAGATATTATATATGAAAATATCTTTATTTTATTTCCTAAAAAAGATTTAGGATGATCAATATCTGGCAATAAACATGTAATTATTGATGCTGGAATTATATGCCACCAATCATATTGGATTATATATTTATTTAAAATAAAATGTTGAATTAAAATGCTACTAGATATAGCAAAAATTATATGTCCTTTAAATTTCATTTATATAACCTAAAATAAATCTATTCTATTTTGCTAATTTAACAATTATATTATACGTATCAATATTAATTTCTTTAATAATAACTTTAATTTCATCACATAATTTAAATGTTAACTTGTTTTTAATATAAATTAAACCTTTTTCTGAATTAATATTAATTTCATTAATAATTGGATATAAAAATTTTTTGGGTATAAAAGCATATGCACCATTCTTTATTAAACGTACACGTATTCCAATATATAATATATCAATTATTTTAGATATAAAAACTTCTTTTGTATAAATACTATTTTTTAAAAATTTATAATATAACCAAGAAGATAAATCTTTGGAAGCTTGTTTATTTAAACATTTTATTTTATTCATCAAATAAAATATTTTATTTGATGGTTTATTAATTATTTCTTTTCTAATTATAGATTTTAATAATCTATGATTAATTATATCTCCAAACTTTCGAATAGGAGATGTCCAAGTAGCATAACATTTAACACCTAAATAAAAATGAGGTGCAGGTTTTACATGGAATATTGTCATTAATTGATATTTTTTTAAACGTTGTTTTAATAATTGTAAATTTTCTAATTTATCATTTATTTTTTTAAATCCTTTTAAATTTATTAAAAATGATACATTACATTCAATATTATATTCTTTTAATAAAGATATTACTTTATTTATTTTATTATAATTAAAACCATTATTTATATTATAAACTCCAAAACCTAATTTTTTTTTTAATATTTTTGCTGCACATATATTAGCTGCTATCATTGTTTCTTCAATAATTTTATGTGCAATACGTTTTTCCTCTATTATTATATTTAATATTTTTCCTTTATGATTAAATATAAATTTATAATCTTTATTATTAAATAATAATACATTTTTATTTTTCCATTTAATACGATATTGATAAAATTTATATAATAACAATATTTGTTGCTTTACATCATTATTTTTTGGATTCCAATTTCCTATATTTTCTAACCAATTAGATACATTATAATAACTTAATTTAGCTTTGGATTGTATCCAAGCTATAGAAAAATCTATTTGTTCTAATAAAATACCATGATTATTAATTTGCATTTTACATATTAATGCTGACCTGGTTTGATTAGGATTTAAAGAACATAAATTTTCTGATAAAAATTTAGGTAGTAAAGGAACAGTAAAACCAGGTAAATAATTAGTAAACATACGTTTTAATGCAATTTTATTTAATTCACTATCTTCAGATATATAAGATGTAGGATCAGCTATAGCTACATAAATAATTAATTTTTTTTCAGACATTTCTTTTATAAAAATAGCA
Proteins encoded in this region:
- a CDS encoding ABC transporter ATP-binding protein → MNIISAYKNKCVLEVKNLSVNLLNNNNNLIKVIHNISFNIHSNEILAMIGESGSGKSITSLSIMRLIEFYGGKIINGKIILHTKKNKKLDLIKLKPFDLSRIRGSEISMIFQDPFSSLNPLFKIGEQITEVIKLHQHKNYSSSLKEAKRMLDLVKISNINNIINYYPYQLSGGMLQRICIAIAISCNPTVLITDEPTTALDTILQKQLLKLIKDIKKEKNIGIIFITHNLSLINLIADKVIIMYRGKIVEKSSVQKILNNPKHNYTQYLLKNYPKFILNNNKKFFYTIKYSSLYNKHASNKTIIKKNIPLLIIKNIVTRFDIKKNFFNKTLNQIYAVEKVSLHLYKGETLSIIGESGCGKSTIVKSIFNLVKSKIKLFYLNNKKINLSNKKDLFFIKKNIQCIFQNSYTSLNPQKTIGYSIMEPLLVHKILLTYNELIERVKYLLKCVGLKSDYINYYPKELSGGQRQRICIARALAVNPKIIIADESFSSLDIILQSKIFNLILKLQNKFNISFIIISHDIAMIKRISHRIAIMYLGQIIEIGPSKLIFENPQHSYTKKLILSTFNMNIKKKQYSDILFFSDNFTKNNIFPIGTILPTKNFIQVGKDHYIIQESNNDYN
- the gsiB gene encoding glutathione ABC transporter substrate-binding protein GsiB produces the protein MIIKHNIKYILFFIFFMFNSTLFANTKNVIIAIGSDITTLEPYDANDTLSQNVSKSFYQGLFEFDKNMHIKNVLAKSYKIEKSGYIWIIYLKSGIKFHDNTNFNANSVKINFDRFKDKNNNFKRYSLFSIINQVIVVNDLTVKFILKQPISSFINILAHPASVIVSPSAINKYGKNIKFHPVGTGPYIFIEWSEKEYLKVKKWKNFWKKNYPKLDSITWLSILDNNSRVIMLKNGEVDFAFPISYEQIKFLKNKSYNIKISVITSIMQRYISFNITKPPFNNLKVRKAINYAINRHILIKVAFSGYAIPSYGIISPLIKYSISYPTIKYNIKKSKELLKQAGYPNGFNTILWSSHNNNTSLKALQIIQQQLLLVGIHIKIFALNTEQRVTQVESKNKNNSELLMLYTGWSPSTGEINWALSPLFSTSSFPPELFNTSFYSNKIVDTTLINANKTNNIKIKKELYKKIQDIIWNDKPWAPLVIEKLICAYNKNLINFFIQPDGGFDFNEADKVY
- a CDS encoding ABC transporter permease subunit; amino-acid sequence: MFIFKKFIETIILIFILISIVFIISHILPGDPVSLMSNSEVSNITIKNIRTELGLDQNLIKQFICFLKNIIHGNLGYSFISKKPVLEEISKKFLNTFFLTIISILIGSITGILLGIFSCIKNNSYIDNIINIFTIAGISFPSFTIGLLLIEFFSIKNNFILIYSNSYCAYILPSITLSITIMSIISRITKVSLMNIIQENYIYSARANGISEWTIFTKYALRNAMIPIITMIGLQFGFLLSGSITIEIIFNLPGMGKLLLDAIEMRDYPIIQASIMLFSIEFIIINLILDFIYKLINPKLNNKFII
- a CDS encoding ABC transporter permease subunit — translated: MKKLNFSFIISILFVILLIFISIFHSLITPFDPENYFDYNHLSAGPSKLHWFGLDSLGRDIFSRILYGTHITLLTSIISVIIGAIIGSFLGLLTGYYQNNFDILIMRICDILLALPSILLAVIISVIIKNGILNVIFTITIINIPIFIRLVRSNTLIIKNQDFILASQCIGLSNIKIVFYQIFPLIINSIIIYSTMRIGTSIITATSLSFLGLGIQAPTPEWGLMVNESRFEMLTSPHLIIFPSLAIFITVLSFNIISDNIKYFITLNKKY
- the metG gene encoding methionine--tRNA ligase, giving the protein MMKYKKKILVTCALPYANGPIHLGHMLEHIQADIWVRHNKLYYSNEIYFICADDAHGTAIMLKSQELNITPEKMISQIHKQHISDFKKFNISYNNYYTTHSDENRLISNSIYLRLKKKNFIKKKIISQLFDHNYGLFLPDRFVKGTCPKCKTLNQYGDNCEVCGSTYNSIDLIKPISILSNTIPELRITEHYFFDLPQFTDKIKKWISSGVLQKSVEHKVKEWFISGLKLWDITRDTPYFGFKIPGTINKYFYVWLDAPIGYISTFKNLCNKNKKLNFYEWWNINSITELYHFIGKDIIYFHSLFWPAILEGSNFRKPTKLFVHGHVTLNGNKMSKSKGTFITAKNWLKYVDSDSLRFYYASKLSLNTDDIDLNLDDFVIQINNGIVNKIVNLASRTSYFINHFFNNKLSDNIDKKLYLNFVKKSEIIHNYFINLQFSHAVKEILKLADIANRYIDDEKPWLLAKKNITDLNIQNICSMGINMFRVIITYIKPIMPILSKKSEIFLKKKLNFNNLYYPLLGSEIKQFKILFKRIDINNLNKLIKLSKY
- a CDS encoding metal-dependent hydrolase, giving the protein MKFKGHIIFAISSSILIQHFILNKYIIQYDWWHIIPASIITCLLPDIDHPKSFLGNKIKIFSYIISKIFGHRGFTHSLLSLIIIIIFLNYYSFNIIPIDIKIGFIIGYSSHICSDMLTPYGVPLLWPYKKKFSLPIIKNNFFKEEIFCYVLLILSLYLLFPIGNNFIIRLYNNVSH
- a CDS encoding exoribonuclease II translates to MLNNNKVLLSLKEKFSNKSFLVKGNIKIFNKKFGILETESNQIYEISNLYIKYVIHDDYVIASIKHINNKLVAIPIKLLKSSINFFIGNIKINNNKLFVIPENKLLHNIIIECFSKKNIKHIFQNKEKVIATIVNHPLKTQKNVFIAEILEHITKNNNYLIPWWTILSKYNLEIDPPSDDLCKNIHILDKNLYREDLTDLCFITIDNNDTKDIDDAIFIKEMSEKKLIIYVAIADPTSYISEDSELNKIALKRMFTNYLPGFTVPLLPKFLSENLCSLNPNQTRSALICKMQINNHGILLEQIDFSIAWIQSKAKLSYYNVSNWLENIGNWNPKNNDVKQQILLLYKFYQYRIKWKNKNVLLFNNKDYKFIFNHKGKILNIIIEEKRIAHKIIEETMIAANICAAKILKKKLGFGVYNINNGFNYNKINKVISLLKEYNIECNVSFLINLKGFKKINDKLENLQLLKQRLKKYQLMTIFHVKPAPHFYLGVKCYATWTSPIRKFGDIINHRLLKSIIRKEIINKPSNKIFYLMNKIKCLNKQASKDLSSWLYYKFLKNSIYTKEVFISKIIDILYIGIRVRLIKNGAYAFIPKKFLYPIINEININSEKGLIYIKNKLTFKLCDEIKVIIKEINIDTYNIIVKLAK